The following are from one region of the Sorghum bicolor cultivar BTx623 chromosome 2, Sorghum_bicolor_NCBIv3, whole genome shotgun sequence genome:
- the LOC8057331 gene encoding antifungal protein ginkbilobin-2, producing the protein MAPSSPPPFLVLSVALWLLLLASSHTRGAEAAPPNTEALSLLCNGASYGAGDPFATSLAYVLSELVSATPARAGGHDFYDISPYPAAFAYGHAACRAALSAPDCATCLRSAVSQMDASCGHSVGARAVLVDCSVRYEQYAFVD; encoded by the coding sequence ATGGcaccatcatcaccaccacCGTTCCTCGTTCTTTCCGTCGCGctgtggctgctgctgctcgccTCCTCGCACACGCGCGGCGCCGAGGCCGCGCCGCCCAACACGGAGGCGCTGTCGCTGCTGTGCAACGGCGCGTCCTACGGCGCCGGGGACCCCTTCGCGACGAGCCTGGCGTACGTGCTGTCGGAGCTGGTGTCCGCCACGCCGGCCAGGGCCGGCGGCCACGACTTCTACGACATCTCCCCGTACCCGGCCGCCTTCGCGTACGGGCACGCCGCGTGCCGGGCGGCGCTGTCCGCGCCGGACTGCGCGACCTGCCTCCGCTCCGCCGTCAGCCAGATGGACGCCTCCTGTGGCCACAGCGTCGGCGCCagggccgtgctcgtcgactgcAGCGTGCGTTACGAGCAGTACGCGTTCGTGGATTAA